In Trifolium pratense cultivar HEN17-A07 linkage group LG7, ARS_RC_1.1, whole genome shotgun sequence, a genomic segment contains:
- the LOC123898121 gene encoding pentatricopeptide repeat-containing protein At4g16390, chloroplastic-like encodes MVDAYPICSLLPSPSTFLNNRNFSSFSTSCHYLKFSKNLSHFITHSSFQNPSAKQEHPDAKSSPLLKTNTWVNPINPNTKQILKRSFLLKLAKTLDSCDPNENQVYEIIKGFVVNVTQRNASFILNNMSKTDNAMFVFRYFMQMFEPEQVVFYNVMLKLFRKSREFENAEKLFDEMLQRMVKPDVITFSTIISCAILCSEHHKAVEWFAMMGSFECEHNDYISSSVISSYARIGNFDMALRLYRRAKKEKWKVEKMAFSALIKMYGKSGNYDECLSVYRDMKVFGVNPNMTVYNNLLCAMGRGKRAREAKAIYEEMINNGISPNQLTYESVLQAYCRGMHKIDALSVYKEMKEKGLDIGRVLYHMLLDMCADVGYADEAVGIFQDMKSSGTCHPDSVAYTSLINMYTRTGKISEAEAMLNEMMNSGFEPNILVLTSLAGCYGKAKRPDDVVRIFNQLLDLGISPDDRFCDCLLYVMTQLPKQEHGKITDCIQKANPKLSFVVRYLMEERDGDGNFWKEASELFHSIDDFVIKKSTCNSLIDLCVNLEVPDRARDLLNLGVTLEIYPNMQNRSLTKWSLYVKSLSTGTALTVFYVWINDISKALESGEELPPVLGIYTGTRKNKSSRIVIESYLNEHNAPFQKDNDMAGWFLTTSEAVKPWLQSRKTDATLDSRVLDVPTMAPSH; translated from the coding sequence ATGGTTGACGCTTACCCTATTTGCTCTCTTCTTCCTTCTCCTTCTACATTCCTCAACAATCGCAATTTCTCTTCCTTCTCTACTTCATGTCACTATCTCAAATTTTCCAAAAATCTCTCTCATTTCATCACACACTCTTCCTTTCAAAACCCATCTGCGAAACAAGAACACCCAGATGCAAAGTCTTCACCTTTATTGAAAACTAACACCTGGGTTAATCCCATAAACCCAAATACGAAACAGATTTTAAAGCGTTCATTTTTGTTGAAACTAGCCAAAACTCTTGACTCATGTGACCCTAATGAAAATCAAGTTTATGAAATCATTAAGGGTTTTGTTGTCAATGTAACTCAACGTAATGCTAGTTTTATTCTGAATAATATGTCGAAAACTGATAATGCAATGTTTGTGTTTAGATACTTTATGCAGATGTTTGAACCAGAGCAAGTTGTTTTTTACAATGTGATGTTGAAACTGTTTAGGAAAAGTAGGGAATTTGAAAATGCAGAGAaactgtttgatgaaatgcttcAAAGAATGGTTAAGCCTGATGTTATTACGTTTTCGACGATTATTAGCTGTGCTATACTGTGTTCTGAACATCATAAAGCTGTAGAGTGGTTTGCGATGATGGGTTCGTTTGAATGTGAACATAATGACTACATATCGTCGTCTGTGATTTCTTCTTATGCACGTATTGGTAATTTTGACATGGCTTTGAGATTATATCGTCGTGCAAAGAAGGAGAAATGGAAAGTTGAAAAGATGGCGTTTTCGGCGTTGATTAAGATGTATGGGAAGTCGGGAAATTATGATGAATGCTTAAGTGTTTACCGTGATATGAAGGTTTTTGGTGTTAATCCTAACATGACGGTATACAACAATCTGTTGTGTGCTATGGGAAGAGGCAAGAGAGCACGGGAAGCCAAGGCTATATATGAGGAGATGATAAACAATGGAATTTCACCAAATCAGTTAACCTATGAATCTGTCTTGCAAGCCTATTGTAGAGGAATGCATAAAATAGATGCCTTGAGTGTGTATAAGGAAATGAAAGAAAAGGGATTGGATATCGGTAGAGTTCTATATCACATGCTTCTTGATATGTGTGCTGATGTTGGTTATGCAGATGAAGCTGTTGGAATATTTCAAGATATGAAATCTTCCGGAACTTGCCATCCAGACAGTGTTGCATACACATCCTTGATTAACATGTACACCCGCACTGGAAAAATTTCTGAGGCAGAAGCCATGTTGAATGAAATGATGAATAGTGGGTTTGAGCCTAATATTTTAGTACTGACATCTCTTGCTGGTTGCTATGGAAAAGCAAAACGACCTGACGATGTTGTGAGGATATTTAATCAACTTTTGGATTTGGGCATTAGTCCCGATGATCGCTTTTGTGATTGTCTTTTGTATGTTATGACACAATTACCGAAACAAGAACATGGTAAAATAACAGATTGCATTCAGAAGGCCAATCCAAAGCTTAGTTTTGTGGTTAGGTATTTGATGGAAGAGAGGGACGGTGATGGAAATTTTTGGAAGGAAGCATCAGAACTTTTTCATTCAATTGATGACTTTGTTATAAAGAAGTCCACGTGCAACAGTCTAATTGATCTTTGTGTCAATCTGGAAGTTCCGGATAGAGCTCGCGACCTTCTCAACCTGGGAGTTACTCTTGAGATATATCCCAATATGCAGAATAGATCTCTAACCAAGTGGTCTTTGTATGTAAAGAGTCTCTCAACTGGAACTGCTCTAACAGtattttatgtttggataaATGACATATCTAAAGCTTTGGAATCAGGGGAGGAGCTTCCACCAGTACTTGGAATTTATACCGGGACTCGGAAAAACAAGTCTTCACGAATTGTAATTGAATCATATCTGAATGAACATAATGCTCCATTCCAAAAGGATAATGATATGGCTGGGTGGTTTTTGACAACGAGTGAAGCAGTTAAGCCATGGCTACAATCTAGGAAAACTGATGCTACTTTGGACTCCAGGGTTTTAGATGTTCCAACTATGGCTCCTTCTCATTGA